The Leptospira ellinghausenii genome contains the following window.
CAAATTGATGAAATGGGAAATTTATTACCAGAAGGGGAAACTGGGATTGGAACGAAAGTAGAACTCACCTTACTCCTCAAAGGCAAGGTCCAACTTTTTTCCAATTACGAAATCACGATCAAAAACGAAAGTTTGCTCTCAGGTCGTGTGGTTGCCCTTGACCCAGGGTCCAAATTCCCTGTGGATCCCAAAACCAAAGAATACATGATGGCAGAAGAACCACTCAGTAAAATTGAAATTTCTCCTAAATCGGGGAAACTCCTTCCCATCCAAGGGAAAGTCACCCAAGACCCACTTGTGTCACTCTCAGAGCTCATTGCAGAAAACAGGTCTGATATCCGTAAAACAGTGCAAAATATCGCGAATATCACAGGGAAAATCAACGAAGGCCAGGGAACCTTGGGAAAACTCATCAATGAAAGTGACGTTCACAAATCTGTGAACACGACCTTGGGAGATGCCCAAGTGGTTCTCAAGGAACTGAGAGAAGGTTTGGAAGATACTAGGGAACAAGCCCCCGTCACAAGTTTCATTCGTTCGGCTCTGAGTGCTTTTTAAGGACTAACACGGAGAATACGGCCTCATTTGTAGCAAAAATTAGGTTAAAATCCTGGTTTTCCCGTCCGTCACAATTCCACCACACTGTTGTAAAAAAGAGACATTTTTTTGGATTCGGGTTTCGGTTTTGGTATTGTCCGAGGTCAGATTCCTACAATTTTGTATGTAGGAACTGATTATGCAAACGGCAATCCACAGAAAAACGATCCAAAATTCGATTACACTCAAAGGAATTGGCGTCCATTCTGGTAAAGTGGTGACTCTTCGCCTGCATCCTGCTGAGGCAAATACTGGACTTATCTTTTATCTTTATAGAGGCACCCAAAAAGTCAGAATCCCAGTTTCCCTGGACCATGTGGTAGACACAAGTAACGCAACGACCATCGGCGATGGTAGTTCCAATCGGGTCCAAACCATCGAACACTTACTCGCAGCAGTCCACACCTTAGGCATTACTGATTGTATCTTTGAAATTGATTCCGTAGAAGTTCCGATTATGGATGGATCCTCCCTACCATTTTGGGAAGGCATTCGCTCCGCAGGGATTCGTGTCCTCGACGAAACCGTGGAACCCATTACCATTACAAACCCCATTTGGGTCGTTGACGGGGACAAATACCTCGTAATGCTCCCTTCCGATGAATT
Protein-coding sequences here:
- the lpxC gene encoding UDP-3-O-acyl-N-acetylglucosamine deacetylase; the protein is MQTAIHRKTIQNSITLKGIGVHSGKVVTLRLHPAEANTGLIFYLYRGTQKVRIPVSLDHVVDTSNATTIGDGSSNRVQTIEHLLAAVHTLGITDCIFEIDSVEVPIMDGSSLPFWEGIRSAGIRVLDETVEPITITNPIWVVDGDKYLVMLPSDELKVTYSIDFNHPLLRGQSYTTTLDESILGTDILPARTFGFLKDVEALQARGLAMGGSLDNAVVLTDDGYLNDHLRYDNECVRHKILDLIGDLAVMGRPFRGHLIASKAGHALDISLAKCIMSQVTGNELTQYKSKRIPLFSKKEAAR
- the mce gene encoding mammalian cell entry protein Mce, with product MPTIGRALIVGLLFIFSLVAVGYFTIVTEGGPFQKSGYQLPVYFPDAEGIKIGNKVTIHGVPFGYVSKIRLVQIDEMGNLLPEGETGIGTKVELTLLLKGKVQLFSNYEITIKNESLLSGRVVALDPGSKFPVDPKTKEYMMAEEPLSKIEISPKSGKLLPIQGKVTQDPLVSLSELIAENRSDIRKTVQNIANITGKINEGQGTLGKLINESDVHKSVNTTLGDAQVVLKELREGLEDTREQAPVTSFIRSALSAF